TTCCTCATCGCTCTCGCCCATCAGATTCTGACTGGCATGGTCGGAGCGGTGACTCCACGCTGGTGCTTGCGGCTCACCCACCAGTTAACCTGAAAAAAGTAAATGCCTAGATATATTCAGTTTTCCTCTCAACTACTTGGAGTCTGATGATATTTTGACTGCATGAAATGTCACGTAACCGCTGTTTCCCTTCTGTCATTTTTTGCAATGGGAGGAATAAAACAGCGATTAATTACGCTGTGTGGCACCGACCTGCCTTCTGCTGTGCTGGAATCAAAGGTGCCAGTGTGACACCAACCGGTTCGGCAACCAGGGTGCACGCTGTCTGCGACACGTGCTTTGCTTGGCATCGCATAGGATCTGCCTGCCAACACAGCAAAAGGGTATGTTTGGTAGCAAACTCCTTCCCGCACCACCTCGAGCCATTAATCCCACCAGAGAGggcttttttccctctgtaaaGCCCCCACTGGCAATGTCCATCTTCACCGTCATCTCCCCAGCCCTTCCCTTCCATGATTCCCCAATGGCAATCCAAAATAaatttcctcctgctgcttgagaaattccctttgcttttctctgttctcccatttctttgcagttttggaCCCCAGTAGTTTGTAAAACCCCAAATTTCATCTTCAAGGCCCTGTTTTCATAGAAACCCTTGTCCTTCTGCCGGTCCTTTTCCATCTGTTGTTTTGCCAtctaaaaattatattttttggcCATCAACCAATGAGACCTTTCCTTTATCGAATGTCCTCTTCTACCTTTTGTCTGCAGCTTTTACAACAgcatctttgaccttttcccatttttattggcttttttcagtatttagaCTCCTTCATCTCCTCTTGGTTCTGCTTCATAGTCTCTTGATGCCATCAatgacaatgtaaagcaagtccaAAAGCTGGAATCATCCAGCTATTTAAACcacttctggaccattctatgGCCCAGATATTTGTTCAGATGTTGAATAATATATCTGACCTATGCTTCAGCAGCTGGGCTTCTAGCCATGCGGCTTGTTGGTTTTAATCCTACCTGTTGTATCCATCAGAGCTGGGTTGATGGCAATTCAAGCACTAAGATTGTGAGATGAAAATCTCAGCAGCCCAAGAGACTCCCAAATcagagaatcgtggaatggtttaggttggaagggacctcaaagcccatccagttccaacccactggatcaggggatCCAAGTCCCATcgaacctgtccttgaacacctccagggatggggcagccaccactgctctgggcaacctgggccagggcctccccaccctcacaggaaaacatttctccctaacatctcatctcaatctcccctctttcagctcaaaaccattcccatcatcctctccctgcactctctgatctggagtccctccccagctttcctggagcccctttcagtactggaagctgttctaagtTCTCCTGgaaccttctgttctccaggctgaacaacctcaactctctcagcctgtcctcatagcagaggtgctccagctcttggaccatctccgtggcctcccctggactccatgtccttgctgtgctgaggactccagaactgtaCACAAGACTCCAGGTTGAGTCtcaccagggcagagcagaggggcagaatcccctccctggccctgctggtcccatggctttgggtgcagcccaggacacagtttgactttctgggctgcgagtgcacgtTGCTGGTTCATGTGGAgattctcctcccccagcaccccaggtccttctcctcagggctgctcccagtcCATTCTCAGCTCAGCCTGGATTTGTGCTTGGGGTTGCTCCGACCCCAGTGCAGGACCTTGGCCTCATTGAACTCCACGAGATTTGCACAGCCCTgcctttccagcctgtccaggtccctctcgatgccatccctgccctccagtgTGTTGGCAATGCCacacaacttggtgtcatcgGCCAACCTGATAAGTGTGCCCTCAATCTCACCATCCGTGTCTGGGACAAAGATGTTAACACCgttatttgtttctttactGGGCACACGTGGTGTTGCAGCTGGGCTGTGCCTTTCTTTGAGACAAAAGATGAATCCACGGGTAaggaattagaatcatagaatcatagaatcaccaggttggaaaagacccaccggatcgtcgagtccaaccattcctatcaaacactaacccatgtccctcagcatcttgtccacccgtcccttaaacacctccagggaaggcgagtcaaccccctccctgggcagcctctgccagtgcccaatgacccttcccgtgaaatattttttcctaatgttcagactgaacctcccctggcggagcttgaggccattccctcttgtcctgtcccctgtcacttgggagaagaggccagctccctcctctccacaacctcctttcaggtagttggagagagcaatgaggtctccccttcagcctcctcttctccaggctaaacacccccagctctctcagccgttcctcagaaggcctgttctccagccccttcaccagctttgttgctcttctctggactcgctccagagcctcaacatccttcttgtggggaggggcccagaactgaacacaggattcgaggagcggtctcaccagtgccgagtccagagggagaagaacctccctgaacctgctggtcacaccgtttctgatccaagccaagatgccattggccttcttggccacctgggccactgctggctcctgttcagtcgctgtcaaccaacacccccaggtccctctcctccaggcagtttccagccagacctcctagtctggagctgctcagggttgttgtgccccaagtgcaggacccggcatttggccttgttaaacctcatcccattggtctcagcccacggatccagcctgttcagatccttttggagcctcccgaccctccagcagatccagcttccacccagcttagtgttgtccgcaaactttaTGCAGAGACGCTGAGTGCATCGACAAAGCTCAGCCGTGAAGCCCCCAGCGTGCCCAtctcacagcagcacaaagctcGGCCACGTCCCGCCGTGTTTGCATTAACCAAATTGGCCCAGTTTTGTCCCTAAATAGCAAAACTccttggatttggggggttgAAGCCTGTCTCGAGCAGAGATGCTCCTGGCAGCAGGGTGGACAGGAGCTAGCAGCGATGGCAACGAGCAACGCGGGGTTCGTAAAACACAGACCAGTCTGACAcggggggcaggagggtgggGAATTGCCATTCCATGGGGAGCACCTtccaggagcaggacagggacACTGGCACGAGGGGCTGGTGAGCTCCGTGCTGCCGGGAGACATGGGATCAGGTTCAGGAACGGGATCGGCATTAGGACTGACACCAGGATCAGGACCAGAACCTGGATGGGGATTGGGcccaggatgggatggggagtgggaccaggatggggactGGGACTGGAGAGacatagggatggggatggggataggaaCAGGGACCAGGAgcgggatggggactgggagggagataGGGATTGGGACTGGGATAGGAATCAGGACCGGGATAAGGATTGGGATCAGGACCAGAACAGGGATTGGGATGGGGATCAGGATGGAGATCGGGACAGGACTGAGATCTTGATGAAGACCTGGATGGGGACCGGGATAGGGACTGCGATGGGGTCCAGGatggtgatggggctggggcttgggctggggctggagatgggacccaggatggggctggggtccaggatagggatggggatgtggtccgggatggggatggggggatgcgGATGCGGGATGGGGTCCGGGATGGGGTCCAGGCTggcgctggggctggggctgaggtCCGGCTCCGCTCCGCGCGCCGCCCGTGTCCCCAATGGGGAGCGCCGGGCAGGCGCAgggcggcgctgattggctgcgggaGGGCGAAGCCGTGGCCGGGGCAGCGGAGagcggcgctgattggctgcggcgggcggggcggttGCTAGGGGGAGCGGCgggcggcgctgattggctgcggcgggcggggcggttGCTAGGGGGAGCGGCgggcggcgctgattggctgcggcgggcggggcggaaGCGGCGGGCGGCAtggcgggcggcgcggcggggccggcgctgGGCCCGGGGGTGCTGgcgctgcagctgctgtgggcGCTGGCGCTGCTGCTGGCGCTGTCGCTGTTCCGGGCGGCCGGGCGGGCGCGGTGAGCGGGGCGCGGtgagcggggcgggggccggagccggggccgccccgagcccgccccgagccccgtgccgcccgcccgcccgcagGTCGgtggcggcgggggcggcgctggGGGCCTCGGCGGTGACGGCCGCGCTGCTGCTCTGGCCCCGTGGGCAGGAGGGGCCCGTGCCGAGCGGAGCTCGGGAGGTGagagcggggctggggctgccctggaACGGGGG
The Phaenicophaeus curvirostris isolate KB17595 unplaced genomic scaffold, BPBGC_Pcur_1.0 scaffold_69, whole genome shotgun sequence DNA segment above includes these coding regions:
- the LOC138734269 gene encoding transmembrane protein 218-like isoform X1 codes for the protein MAGGAAGPALGPGVLALQLLWALALLLALSLFRAAGRARSVAAGAALGASAVTAALLLWPRGQEGPVPSGAREKAPASGVKSDGGKLGNPKDFPPGIVDTFLIGRFVLLAVMSLVFLGSLFLLLIYYLMEPVYAKPLHSR
- the LOC138734269 gene encoding transmembrane protein 218-like isoform X2, with amino-acid sequence MAGGAAGPALGPGVLALQLLWALALLLALSLFRAAGRARSVAAGAALGASAVTAALLLWPRGQEGPVPSGAREIVDTFLIGRFVLLAVMSLVFLGSLFLLLIYYLMEPVYAKPLHSR